A genomic window from Terrisporobacter glycolicus ATCC 14880 = DSM 1288 includes:
- a CDS encoding metal-dependent transcriptional regulator yields MKKQESVENYLETILILSNRLSSVRSIDIVKELGYSKPSVSVAMKNLRTKGYINMDDDGYITLTTEGNALAKSIYERHIVLSKALMSIGVNEETAKEDACLIEHIISEESFEKIKLFLNKKT; encoded by the coding sequence ATGAAAAAACAAGAATCTGTAGAAAACTATTTGGAAACCATTTTAATATTGTCAAATAGATTAAGTTCAGTTAGATCCATAGATATAGTTAAAGAACTAGGTTATAGCAAACCCAGCGTTAGTGTTGCCATGAAAAACCTTCGTACAAAAGGATACATAAACATGGATGATGATGGTTATATTACTTTAACTACTGAAGGTAATGCCTTAGCTAAATCAATTTATGAGCGTCATATAGTTTTATCTAAAGCTTTAATGTCAATTGGTGTAAATGAAGAAACTGCAAAAGAAGATGCCTGTCTTATAGAGCATATTATTAGTGAAGAATCTTTTGAAAAAATCAAATTATTTCTTAATAAAAAAACATAG
- a CDS encoding AraC family transcriptional regulator, producing the protein MFLSQRYSFEVFESFYEIIEGNNPEIFKIRNNTGSGGFKSYKVFPGVYITYNEFNMSECTSNFKSDINMFCIDYCKEGRMEWICHNNDYLYLKQGDMQISIIEHHGKKFEFPIKKYSGITVVFYLDEANQSIKKVLNNFDVDLYDLKDKLCPKNEPFIMRTKSGIEHVFNELYQVDDQIRDSYLKIKILELLLFFKTLDVSKDKEERNYFTKSQVDKVKEIEKYMIKNIDKHITLEELSNKFDYSLTSMKKCFKEVYGDSIYSYMKSYRMNEACILLKETNDNISNIASYLGYDNPSKFAAAFKSVIGFTPLKYRNKEF; encoded by the coding sequence ATGTTTTTATCACAAAGATATTCATTTGAAGTATTTGAAAGTTTTTATGAAATTATAGAAGGTAATAATCCAGAAATATTCAAGATAAGAAATAACACAGGTAGTGGAGGATTTAAATCATATAAAGTATTTCCTGGAGTTTATATTACTTATAATGAATTTAATATGAGCGAATGCACATCTAATTTTAAAAGTGACATTAATATGTTTTGTATAGATTATTGCAAAGAAGGCAGAATGGAGTGGATATGTCACAATAATGATTATTTGTATTTGAAACAGGGAGATATGCAAATAAGTATAATAGAACATCATGGAAAAAAATTTGAATTTCCCATAAAAAAATATAGTGGTATAACAGTGGTTTTTTATTTAGACGAAGCTAATCAGAGCATAAAGAAAGTTTTAAATAATTTTGATGTGGATTTATATGATTTAAAAGACAAGTTATGCCCCAAAAATGAACCATTTATAATGAGAACAAAAAGTGGAATAGAGCATGTGTTTAATGAATTGTACCAAGTAGATGACCAGATAAGAGATTCTTATTTAAAAATAAAAATCTTAGAGTTGTTACTTTTTTTCAAAACTTTAGATGTAAGTAAAGATAAAGAAGAAAGAAATTATTTTACCAAATCTCAAGTAGATAAAGTAAAAGAAATTGAAAAATATATGATTAAAAATATTGATAAACACATTACTTTAGAAGAATTATCTAATAAATTTGATTATTCACTAACTTCAATGAAAAAATGTTTCAAAGAGGTATATGGAGATTCCATATATAGCTATATGAAATCCTATAGAATGAATGAAGCATGCATTTTATTGAAGGAAACCAATGACAATATTAGCAATATAGCTAGTTATTTAGGATATGATAACCCAAGTAAATTTGCGGCGGCTTTTAAATCTGTTATTGGGTTTACACCATTAAAATATAGAAATAAAGAATTTTAA
- a CDS encoding ABC transporter ATP-binding protein, with amino-acid sequence MNKKSTIASLIDFASDHKKYYIISVICAVIGVACSILPYYLVARIVVDLVNGVKDFNNYVNLCVICMVSWFLRVLFHSISTTLSHKATFTVIANVRKRSIEKLANMPLGDVLNIPSGTMKSIIVEKIDSIETTLAHVVPEITSNLLVPFAIVIYIFTIDWRMALASLITVPLGILCYMMMMKDYEKNYGNYINKNKILNATSVEYVAGIQVIKAFNQSASSYEKFTKAAYEAAHSAIDWMEKCNIYFSIALSVFPAVLIGVLPIGCMFYINGSLTSENFINIIILALGVMTPLITAVSYSDDIAKIKTIIGDINSVLEKDNLNRPEVLNKKLSFNNIKLKNVCFSYDKKQVLNNVDLNIKGGQVNALVGPSGGGKSTIAKLIASLWDVDKGSIEIGGINIKDIPLEILNEKIAYVSQDNYLFNDTIMNNIRMGNLKASDEDVKKVARKSGCEEFILKLENGYNTITGSSGGHLSGGERQRISIARAMLKDADIVILDEATAYTDPENEVILQKAVGKLVKGKTLIVIAHRLSTIIDASQIIVVNNGKIESKGTHEELLKKCKLYKDMWIAHNSVKDRKEVAI; translated from the coding sequence ATGAATAAAAAAAGCACTATTGCAAGTCTTATTGATTTTGCAAGTGATCACAAAAAGTACTATATAATTTCAGTTATATGTGCAGTAATTGGAGTTGCTTGTAGTATATTACCATATTATTTGGTTGCAAGAATAGTTGTTGATTTAGTTAATGGAGTTAAGGATTTTAATAATTATGTTAATCTTTGTGTTATATGTATGGTGTCTTGGTTTTTACGAGTATTATTTCATAGCATATCAACTACTTTATCTCATAAAGCTACTTTTACAGTAATAGCTAATGTGAGAAAAAGATCTATTGAAAAATTGGCTAATATGCCCCTTGGAGATGTTTTAAATATACCTTCAGGGACTATGAAATCAATCATAGTAGAAAAGATAGATAGTATAGAAACAACACTAGCCCATGTTGTTCCAGAGATAACATCTAATTTGCTTGTTCCTTTTGCAATTGTTATTTACATCTTTACCATAGATTGGAGAATGGCACTTGCATCTTTAATAACAGTTCCCCTTGGAATATTATGCTATATGATGATGATGAAAGATTATGAAAAAAATTATGGAAATTACATTAACAAAAACAAAATATTAAATGCCACATCAGTTGAGTACGTGGCAGGAATACAAGTTATAAAGGCTTTTAATCAATCTGCATCGTCTTATGAAAAATTCACTAAAGCGGCATATGAAGCAGCTCATTCAGCTATAGATTGGATGGAAAAATGCAATATTTACTTTTCAATTGCTTTATCAGTATTTCCAGCAGTACTAATTGGAGTACTACCTATTGGATGCATGTTTTATATAAATGGAAGTTTAACCTCAGAAAATTTTATAAATATTATAATTTTAGCCCTAGGAGTTATGACACCACTTATAACAGCCGTGTCATATTCAGATGACATAGCTAAAATAAAAACAATAATAGGTGATATTAATAGCGTATTAGAAAAAGATAATCTAAATAGACCAGAAGTTTTAAATAAAAAATTATCATTTAATAATATAAAGCTAAAAAATGTATGCTTTTCTTATGATAAAAAACAAGTATTAAATAACGTGGACTTAAATATAAAAGGTGGTCAAGTAAATGCACTAGTTGGACCATCTGGCGGAGGAAAGTCTACAATAGCTAAATTAATAGCCTCACTTTGGGATGTGGACAAAGGGAGTATAGAAATTGGTGGAATAAACATTAAAGATATACCTTTAGAAATACTTAATGAAAAAATAGCTTATGTATCTCAAGATAATTATTTATTTAATGATACTATAATGAACAATATTCGTATGGGAAATTTAAAAGCCTCAGATGAGGATGTAAAGAAAGTAGCACGAAAAAGTGGATGCGAAGAATTTATCTTAAAGCTTGAAAATGGATATAACACAATTACTGGATCTAGTGGAGGTCATTTATCAGGAGGAGAAAGACAAAGAATTAGTATTGCAAGAGCCATGCTAAAAGATGCTGATATTGTAATTTTAGATGAAGCAACTGCATATACGGACCCAGAAAATGAAGTTATTTTGCAAAAAGCTGTAGGAAAACTTGTAAAAGGAAAGACATTGATAGTTATAGCTCATAGACTCTCTACTATTATAGATGCTAGTCAAATTATAGTAGTTAATAATGGAAAAATAGAAAGTAAGGGAACACATGAGGAACTACTTAAAAAGTGTAAATTATATAAAGATATGTGGATAGCTCATAATAGTGTTAAAGATAGAAAAGAGGTGGCTATATAA
- a CDS encoding ABC transporter ATP-binding protein gives MLKIFNKFFNFSGKYKKYFYDSIVISIFYSIFEAIRIPAIAIVLKDMLENNMTEKTIFLSLGIMTVSIVGCSILKNKITMKQTIGGYELCANKRIDIAQHLKYVPMGYLNDNGLGYITSITTNTLEMLQDVATRVIMLSTQGFINTCIIGICVLIYDYRIGILIFLGILIFLGVNNIMQKKSNKLSPVKTESDSRLVEKILEYIQGISIVKSYNLSHQSNQKVIKAIDDNNEINYKMEKTFIPIMGLQTFVLKFMGILVILTSIYFYTNNSMTLINCILMIICSFIIYAQLESAGNYSALLRVMDNSVDRVNTVFDTPIIDVNGSEIIPENYDINFHNVSFSYENRKVIDNMMFDIPQNTTTAIVGPSGGGKTTICNLIARFFDVDKGKITLGGNDIRSYKLDSLLKNISMVFQDVYLFQDTVANNIKFGTNNASREDVIKAAKKASCHDFIINLPNGYDTLIGEGGASLSGGEKQRISIARAMLKDAPIIILDEATANVDAENEKQLQDAIEELTRNKTIIMIAHRLKTVRNADQILVVDDGKIVQRGDHNSLIKEEGIYKQFIDVRKEAVGWQL, from the coding sequence ATGTTGAAAATATTTAATAAGTTTTTTAACTTTTCTGGAAAATATAAAAAATACTTCTATGATTCTATTGTAATTAGTATTTTTTATTCCATATTTGAAGCAATAAGAATTCCTGCCATAGCCATTGTACTTAAAGATATGCTAGAAAATAATATGACGGAAAAAACCATATTTTTAAGTTTAGGAATTATGACTGTAAGTATAGTAGGTTGTTCCATATTAAAAAACAAAATCACAATGAAGCAAACCATAGGTGGATATGAATTATGTGCCAACAAACGTATTGATATTGCACAACATTTAAAATATGTGCCAATGGGTTATTTAAATGATAATGGTTTAGGATATATAACTTCTATTACTACTAATACACTGGAGATGCTTCAAGATGTGGCAACAAGGGTTATAATGTTATCTACTCAAGGTTTTATAAATACGTGTATTATAGGAATATGTGTCTTGATTTATGACTATAGAATAGGTATTCTTATATTTTTAGGAATATTAATTTTTCTTGGTGTAAACAATATTATGCAAAAAAAATCCAACAAATTATCACCTGTTAAAACTGAAAGTGATAGTAGACTAGTAGAGAAAATACTAGAATATATACAAGGAATTTCCATAGTGAAATCTTATAATTTATCACATCAATCAAATCAAAAAGTAATAAAAGCTATTGATGATAATAATGAAATAAATTATAAAATGGAAAAAACATTTATACCTATTATGGGACTTCAAACTTTTGTACTAAAGTTTATGGGAATATTAGTAATATTAACTTCAATTTATTTTTATACAAATAATTCAATGACTCTTATAAATTGTATATTAATGATAATCTGTTCATTTATAATTTACGCCCAATTGGAGTCAGCAGGTAATTATTCTGCTCTTCTTAGAGTAATGGACAATAGTGTAGATAGGGTTAATACAGTATTTGATACTCCTATAATAGATGTGAATGGTAGTGAAATAATTCCTGAAAATTATGATATTAATTTTCATAATGTAAGTTTTAGTTATGAAAATAGAAAAGTAATTGATAATATGATGTTTGATATTCCACAAAATACAACTACAGCAATAGTAGGACCTTCTGGAGGAGGTAAAACTACCATATGCAACTTAATAGCTAGATTCTTTGATGTAGATAAGGGAAAAATAACATTGGGAGGAAATGATATAAGAAGCTATAAATTAGATAGTTTACTAAAAAATATTAGTATGGTATTTCAAGATGTTTATTTATTTCAGGACACAGTGGCTAATAATATAAAATTTGGTACTAATAATGCATCTAGAGAAGACGTAATAAAAGCAGCTAAAAAGGCTAGTTGTCATGACTTTATTATAAATCTACCAAATGGATATGATACTCTAATTGGTGAAGGTGGAGCCTCACTTTCAGGAGGAGAAAAACAAAGAATATCTATTGCTAGAGCTATGCTTAAAGATGCACCGATTATAATTTTGGATGAAGCTACAGCAAATGTCGATGCGGAAAATGAAAAACAACTTCAAGATGCTATTGAAGAATTAACAAGAAATAAGACTATAATTATGATTGCCCATAGATTAAAAACTGTTAGGAATGCAGATCAAATTTTGGTTGTGGATGATGGGAAAATTGTACAACGAGGAGATCATAATAGTTTAATTAAAGAAGAAGGTATATACAAACAATTTATTGATGTAAGAAAAGAAGCTGTTGGATGGCAACTTTAG
- a CDS encoding cold-shock protein — MTNGTVKWFNNDKGFGFISVEGGDDVFAHFSAIQTDGYKTLEEGQKVSFNIVQGARGPQAENITIL, encoded by the coding sequence ATGACTAACGGAACAGTAAAATGGTTTAACAATGACAAAGGATTTGGATTTATATCAGTAGAAGGTGGAGATGACGTATTCGCACATTTCTCAGCTATACAAACTGATGGATACAAGACATTAGAAGAAGGACAAAAAGTAAGTTTTAATATAGTACAAGGTGCTAGAGGACCTCAAGCTGAAAATATAACTATATTATAA
- a CDS encoding SH3 domain-containing protein, giving the protein MLKNTLKATAFASMAMALGACASVESQAATVKEDLNLREGASTEHNVKEVLDQGQNIKILSESNGWYKVKTSDDKTGWSYGKYVDASKKEKEEASAVTGTVTEYLNFRKGPSIEDEIINVHEKGESVKVLSKKGDWYKVKASNGEVGWSYRKYIKVSDAEFAWSDSDANGTLKDNANMRKGASTNYDVIKVLDEGEKVKVISSLDGWYKLQTSDGKTGWVHSSHLDTDVALMTVNKTSKSSDSKESSSVKESSNKKESSKESSKDKLLDSEVSSSSKKSIVVSATAYSGDGVTATGTKPRWGTIAVDPSVIPYGTKVYIPRFGKTFIAEDCGGGIKGNKIDIFMNSESQCNSWGVRNISIQILD; this is encoded by the coding sequence ATGTTAAAAAATACTTTAAAAGCAACAGCGTTTGCATCAATGGCAATGGCACTAGGGGCTTGTGCTTCTGTTGAATCTCAAGCGGCAACAGTAAAGGAAGATCTAAACCTTAGAGAGGGTGCATCTACTGAACATAATGTTAAAGAAGTACTTGACCAAGGGCAAAATATAAAAATATTATCAGAGTCAAATGGTTGGTACAAAGTTAAGACTTCAGACGATAAAACTGGTTGGTCATATGGTAAGTATGTAGATGCTTCAAAAAAAGAAAAGGAAGAAGCAAGTGCTGTTACAGGAACAGTAACAGAATATTTGAATTTCAGAAAAGGTCCATCAATTGAAGATGAAATAATTAATGTTCATGAAAAGGGCGAAAGTGTAAAAGTTTTATCAAAAAAAGGTGACTGGTACAAAGTCAAAGCTTCAAATGGCGAAGTAGGTTGGTCATATAGAAAATATATAAAAGTATCAGATGCTGAATTTGCATGGTCAGACAGTGATGCTAATGGAACTTTAAAAGACAATGCTAATATGAGAAAAGGGGCATCAACTAATTATGACGTTATAAAAGTTTTAGATGAAGGAGAAAAGGTAAAAGTAATATCATCATTAGATGGATGGTATAAACTTCAAACTTCAGATGGAAAAACAGGATGGGTACATAGCTCACATTTAGATACTGATGTGGCTTTAATGACAGTAAATAAAACTTCAAAAAGCTCTGATTCAAAAGAATCATCAAGTGTAAAGGAATCATCAAACAAAAAAGAATCATCTAAAGAATCATCAAAAGATAAATTATTAGATTCAGAAGTTTCATCTTCATCAAAGAAAAGTATAGTAGTATCAGCTACAGCTTATAGTGGAGATGGTGTAACTGCAACAGGAACAAAACCTAGATGGGGAACAATAGCTGTAGATCCAAGTGTTATACCTTATGGAACAAAAGTCTATATACCTAGATTTGGAAAAACATTCATTGCAGAAGACTGTGGTGGAGGAATAAAAGGAAATAAAATAGATATATTTATGAATTCAGAGTCACAGTGTAATAGCTGGGGAGTTAGAAACATATCTATACAAATATTAGATTAA
- a CDS encoding DUF1904 domain-containing protein codes for MPQIKVRGINENDICKISEKMIDELVEAVKCPRDYFEIECIKSVAIRNGKIADVYPFVEVAWFDRGQEVQDTVAEIITNNIRENLNIESMDLAFTVFEKEKYYENGEHF; via the coding sequence ATGCCACAAATAAAAGTAAGAGGAATAAATGAAAACGACATCTGCAAGATAAGTGAAAAGATGATTGATGAATTAGTAGAAGCAGTAAAATGCCCAAGAGATTATTTTGAAATAGAATGTATAAAGTCTGTTGCTATAAGAAATGGTAAGATAGCAGATGTATATCCATTTGTAGAGGTGGCTTGGTTTGATAGAGGTCAAGAGGTGCAAGATACAGTAGCTGAAATAATCACTAACAATATAAGAGAAAATCTAAATATAGAAAGTATGGATTTGGCTTTTACAGTTTTTGAAAAAGAGAAGTATTATGAAAATGGAGAGCACTTCTAA
- a CDS encoding N-acetylmuramoyl-L-alanine amidase family protein, which yields MKKKIILLFVAVSMLALITGCAKTNSSENNDDQKNKVEDTQGDKNNDSDKDNNSKVTIVIDPGHSSTGTSGNEPVSPNSSKTKLKDGLGATGSFTNIPEHKTTMSVASLLKKELESKGYNVILTKNDVSESKSNIERAEVGNKNSADLVVRIHGDSCEDSSVNGASMHVPANNEYTSSFYKVSKSYGTKILNTYVKEVGIKDRGVIERDDLTGFNWSKVPVVLIEMGFLSNKEDDIFVSNTENHPKIAKAIADGINKCFE from the coding sequence ATGAAAAAGAAAATTATTTTATTATTTGTTGCAGTAAGCATGTTAGCTTTGATTACTGGCTGTGCAAAAACTAATTCTAGTGAAAATAATGATGATCAAAAAAATAAGGTAGAAGATACACAAGGTGATAAAAATAATGACTCTGACAAAGATAATAATTCAAAGGTTACTATAGTTATAGATCCAGGGCATTCATCAACAGGAACATCAGGAAATGAACCAGTATCACCAAATTCTTCTAAAACAAAGCTAAAAGATGGATTAGGAGCAACAGGATCATTCACAAATATACCAGAGCACAAAACTACCATGTCTGTGGCATCATTACTAAAAAAGGAACTGGAGTCAAAGGGTTATAATGTGATTCTAACTAAAAATGATGTATCAGAGTCTAAAAGTAATATAGAAAGAGCTGAAGTTGGTAACAAAAATAGTGCTGATTTGGTAGTGAGAATTCATGGAGATTCTTGTGAAGATAGTAGTGTGAATGGTGCATCTATGCATGTTCCAGCTAATAATGAATACACATCAAGTTTTTATAAAGTTAGTAAATCTTATGGAACAAAAATACTTAATACATATGTTAAGGAAGTCGGTATAAAGGATAGAGGAGTTATAGAAAGAGATGATTTGACAGGATTTAACTGGTCTAAAGTGCCTGTTGTTTTGATAGAGATGGGATTCTTGTCTAATAAAGAAGATGATATATTTGTTAGTAATACAGAAAATCATCCTAAAATAGCAAAAGCTATAGCTGATGGAATTAATAAATGCTTTGAATAG
- a CDS encoding PF20097 family protein, whose protein sequence is MKCPYCNNDMILGVIRGGRDSIKWIPKEKDKGVILSNFVKGIKILEWLDSKVEGYYCKECNKITIDVPKQL, encoded by the coding sequence ATGAAGTGTCCATATTGTAATAATGATATGATATTAGGGGTTATACGTGGAGGTAGAGATTCTATTAAATGGATACCAAAAGAAAAAGATAAAGGTGTGATTTTATCCAATTTTGTAAAGGGAATTAAAATTTTAGAGTGGCTGGATTCAAAAGTAGAAGGTTATTATTGTAAAGAATGCAACAAGATAACCATCGATGTGCCAAAACAATTATAG
- a CDS encoding pyridoxal-phosphate-dependent aminotransferase family protein, with product MNNKNVYMPGPSNVRENVRQARSIKTTNPDVDVDFVEFYKNTCDKMAKIINTKNDVYILSGEGILGLEAACASLTEKNDRILVIDNGVFGKGFEDFVTMYGGEAVLFSKSYKKAIDVEELERFLEKDHDFKYATIVHCDTPTGVLNDLSKICPLLKKYNILTVVDSVAAMVGEELLVDDWQIDMVLGGSQKAVSAQPGLSIVSVSEDAKNTMKNRKSKIIGFYCNLTIWEDYYEQKYFPYTMPISDIISLDRALENILEEGIENTIKRHERIAKSTREALKEYGGELFLNSGYSNTVTALVIPENIGALNLTKYIGEKYNTIIGTSLGEYVDKLLRIGHMGENAKLDKIIYILDILDNSLKDLGFKGNGSLVSLFNKYYK from the coding sequence ATGAACAATAAAAATGTATATATGCCAGGACCAAGTAATGTTAGGGAAAATGTAAGACAAGCAAGAAGTATAAAAACTACAAATCCAGATGTGGATGTTGATTTTGTGGAATTTTATAAAAATACTTGTGATAAAATGGCAAAAATAATAAACACTAAAAACGACGTATACATACTAAGTGGAGAAGGTATATTGGGATTAGAAGCAGCCTGTGCATCATTGACAGAGAAAAACGATAGAATTTTAGTTATAGATAATGGTGTATTTGGAAAAGGTTTTGAGGATTTTGTAACTATGTATGGTGGGGAAGCTGTACTTTTTAGCAAAAGCTATAAAAAGGCTATAGACGTGGAGGAATTAGAAAGATTTTTAGAAAAAGACCATGATTTTAAATATGCAACTATAGTCCACTGTGATACACCAACAGGAGTTTTAAATGATTTAAGCAAAATATGTCCATTACTTAAAAAGTACAACATACTTACTGTTGTAGATTCAGTGGCAGCCATGGTTGGAGAAGAACTTTTAGTAGATGATTGGCAAATAGATATGGTACTTGGTGGATCTCAAAAAGCCGTATCGGCTCAACCAGGTCTTAGTATAGTAAGTGTAAGTGAAGATGCCAAAAATACTATGAAAAATAGAAAAAGTAAAATAATAGGTTTTTACTGCAACTTAACAATATGGGAAGATTACTATGAACAAAAATATTTCCCATATACAATGCCTATAAGTGACATTATAAGTTTGGATAGAGCTTTGGAAAATATATTAGAAGAAGGAATAGAAAATACAATAAAAAGACATGAAAGAATTGCAAAATCTACAAGAGAAGCACTTAAAGAATATGGTGGAGAGTTATTTTTAAATAGTGGATATTCTAATACTGTAACAGCACTAGTTATACCTGAAAATATAGGAGCCCTAAATTTAACTAAGTATATAGGTGAAAAATACAACACAATAATTGGAACATCACTGGGAGAATATGTGGACAAATTACTTAGAATTGGCCATATGGGAGAAAATGCAAAACTAGATAAAATAATATATATATTAGATATTTTAGATAATAGTTTAAAAGATTTAGGTTTTAAAGGAAATGGATCTTTAGTAAGTTTGTTTAATAAATACTACAAATAA
- a CDS encoding ECF transporter S component, whose amino-acid sequence MQISNERRKTIGTRDLVETALLIALVFIATRFINIRLPIASSGGLVHLGNTMLFISAIVFGKKKGALAGAFGMGLFDLLSEWAMWAPFTFIVRGVMGYIIGSIAWSNNKKGNSVLTNVFAIAVSGIWMIFGYYVTEIILYGNYIQPLASVPGNITQIVVGLIIGVPVAKVVKKYIR is encoded by the coding sequence ATGCAAATATCAAATGAACGTAGAAAAACTATAGGAACTAGAGATTTAGTAGAAACTGCTTTACTTATAGCATTGGTATTTATAGCAACAAGGTTTATTAACATAAGACTGCCCATAGCATCAAGTGGAGGATTAGTACACTTAGGAAATACAATGTTATTTATTTCAGCAATTGTATTTGGCAAGAAAAAGGGTGCTTTAGCTGGTGCTTTTGGTATGGGATTGTTTGATCTATTGTCAGAATGGGCAATGTGGGCACCTTTTACATTTATAGTTAGAGGGGTAATGGGATATATTATAGGAAGTATTGCCTGGTCTAATAATAAAAAAGGAAACAGTGTTTTAACTAATGTTTTTGCCATAGCAGTGTCAGGGATTTGGATGATATTTGGGTATTATGTAACAGAGATAATATTATATGGAAACTATATACAACCTTTAGCATCTGTGCCAGGAAATATTACTCAGATAGTTGTAGGGTTAATTATAGGTGTTCCTGTAGCGAAGGTTGTTAAGAAATATATTAGATAA